The Panthera uncia isolate 11264 chromosome C2, Puncia_PCG_1.0, whole genome shotgun sequence genome contains a region encoding:
- the GOLGB1 gene encoding golgin subfamily B member 1 isoform X6, with protein sequence MLSRLSGLANVVLHELSGDDTDQNMRASLDPALPQESDMEFNNRTQEDVLERLAYAEQLVVELKEIVRQKDIQLQQKDEVLQEERKAADNKIKKLKLHAKAKLTSLNKHIEEMKAQGGTVLPTEPQSEEQLSKHDKSSTEEEMEVEKIKHKLQEKEELISCLQAQLTQAQAEQTTQHSTEVEEFLIMKQQLQEKEELISSLKAQLSQTQAEQAAQLSSMQQVVREKDARFETQVRLHEDELLQLVTQADVETEMQQKLRVLQRKLEEHEEALLGRAQVVDLLQQELTTAEEKNQILSQQLQQMEAEHNTLRNTVETERQESKILMEKMQLEVTERKLSFHNLQEEMHHLLEQLEQAGQAQAELQSRYNALEQKHKAEMEEKISHISSLQKTEQELHSACNALKEENSKLLQDKSEQAVHSAQAIQQLEEQVKLLSRPTLQQQEAASQTSLPDVYTEDTQVVTEENIAFLQKKVIELENEKRALLLSSIELEELKAENEKLSSQITLLEAQNRSGEADREVSEVNMVDITGLGKSSSSAEESGQDVLDNTFSQKHKELSVLLLEMKEAQEEIAFLKLQLQGKKAEEDAEVPDQKEMKQAESEGILTVSMKVLPEDTGQHFPPMPHEGSSLPTLEKEKQMSTKHQNRTSEDISLNDTEMELKSTKQDDVDKSLSAVPGICQCHQDELERLKRQILELEISSHKAEEIYEENLDEKTKEISNLTQLIDEFRKNAENTNSAFTALSEERDQLLSQVKELSVVTELRAQVQQLEVSLAEAERQRRLDYESQTTHHNLLTEQIHSLSIEAKSKDVKIEVLQNELDGLQLQFSEQSALIKSLQSQLEKKENEVLEGAECVRNISNKMEELSQALSQKELEIAKMDQLLLEKKRDVETLRQTIIEKDQQVTEISFSMTEKMVQLNEEKFSLGIEIKTLKEQLNLLSRAEEAKKEQIEEDKEVVSGLKQNYDELNPAGLLSKEELQHELDLVKKESEQRKRKLQAALINRKELLQRVSRLEEELAKVKDESTKEIPLNESEKREMEEDKESKEDSEKCVTAKCQEIEISLKQIISEKEVELEHVRKDLEEKVAAEEELQAVIKQMNQNLQEKTNKIDLLQAEIIENQAVIQKLTTGNKDVGDGDSAAPVKETVAISPPGVGSGEHWKPELEEKMLDLEKEKEQLQKKLQEVLTSRKAILQKAQEKERHLREELKQQKDDYNHLRDQFDEQRKENEDIGDQLRQLQIQVKESVDRKLLSIDQQDPGPPNQSLKEPLFKATEQQPTQSVSESDSLSPRDADALQSSTSVVQIKNQLKEIEAQKEELELKISSVTSELTKKSEEVFQLQEQINKQDLEIRSLKTASHEAETHAESLRQKLESSQLEIAGLEHLRELQPELDELQKLLSKKEEEVRYLSGQLSEKEEALMKVQTEIMEQEDLIKALHTQLEMQAKEHDEKIKQLQVELCEMKQKPEETGEESKAKQQIQRKLQAALISRKEALKENKSLQEELSLARETIEHLTKSLADVESQVSAQNKEKDTFLGKLALLQEERDKLITEMDRSLMENQSLNGSCESLKLALEDLTEDKKNLVKEIESLKCSKIAESAEWQEKHKELQKEYEILLQSYENVSNEAERIQHVVETVRQEKQELYGKLRSTEANKKEAEKQLQEAEREMEEMKEKMRKFAKSKQQKILELEEENDRLRAEVHSGGGTSNDDVEALLSSNSNLKEELERVKTEYKTLSKEFEALMTEKDSLCEEVRDLKHQVEGTVSKQGSLEATEKPDNQRDIFEGTTQSVPGDSNEQSSLNMSTRTEYSESVPSENSAKKPDENENVSSNDEINNCLQQIDQLKEKIAELEEEKQKEREFNQTLENERSTLQSQISAKDDELKILQEEITKINLSNQQMQEELARVTKLKETAEEEKDDLEERLMNQLAELNGSIGNYYQDVTDAQIKNELLESEMQNLKKCVSELEEEKQQLVKEKTKVESEIRKEYLEKIQGAQKEPGNKSHAKELQELLKEKQQEVKQLQKDCIRYQEKISALERTVKALEFVQTESQKDLEITKENLAQANEHRKKAETELASFKVLLDDTQSEAARVLADNLKLKKELQSNKESVKSQMKQKDEDLERRLEQVEEKHLKEKKNMQEKLDALRREKVHLEETFGEVQITLNKKDKEVKQLQENLDSTVAQLAAFTKSMSSLQDDRDRVIDEAKKWERKFSDAIQTKEEEIRLKEENCSVLKDQLRQMSIHMEELKINISRLEHDKQIWESKAQTEVQLQQKVCDTLQGENKELLSQLEETRHLYHSSQNELAKLESELKILRDQSTDLNNSLEKCKEKKENLEGIIKQQEADIQNCKFSYEQLETDLQASRQLTSRLHEEISMKEQKIISLLSAKEQAIQVAVAELHQQHNKEIKELENLLSQEEEENIVLEEENKKAVDKTNQLMETLKTIKKENLQQKAQLNSFVKSMSSLQDDRDRIVGDYQQLEERHLSVILEKDQLIQEAAAENNKLKEEIRCLRSHMDDLNSENAKLDAELIQYREDLNQVISRKDCQQKQLLEAQLQQNKELKSECAKLEGKLKESEEAKEDLRRSSLALEEEKQSLSREIESLNASISQLKKQLTALQEEGTLGIFQAQLKVKEEEVQKLSTTLSSSQKRITELEKELICVQKEAAKKVGEIEDKLKKELKHLHHDAGIMRNETETAEERVAELARDLVEMEQKLLMVTKENKDLTAQIQSFGRSMNSLQNSRDHANEELDELRRKYEASLEELAQLREEQGLLSRERDALVSKAALSANSTEDSSLPHLEKLNQQLLSKDEQLLHLSSQLEDSYSQVQSFSKAMASLQNERDHLLNELQKFRKLEEGKQRSAAQPVTSLAEVQSLKKAMSSLQNDRDRLPPPSPYPHHYLFQRYLVLLIPEPFEDSTD encoded by the exons ATGCTGAGCCGATTGTCAGGATTAGCCAATGTTGTTTTGCATGAATTATCAGGAGATGACACTGATCAGAATATGAGGGCTTCCCTAGACCCT GCATTACCCCAAGAATCTGACATGGAATTTAACAATAGAACACAAGAGGATGTTCTGGAGCGCCTGGCTTACGCTGAGCAGTTGGTGGTGGAGTTAAAAGAAATCGTTAGACAGAAGGACATTCAACTGCAACAAAAGGATGAAGTTCTACAG gaagaaagaaaagctgctgataataaaataaaaaaactaaaacttcaTGCTAAGGCAAAATTAACTTCTTTGAATAAGCACATTGAAGAAATGAAGGCACAAGGAGGGACTGTCCTGCCTACAGAACCTCAGTCAGAGGAGCAACTTTCCAAG CATGATAAGAGTTCTacagaggaagagatggaagtagaaaagataaaacataaactCCAGGAGAAGGAAGAACTAATTAGCTGTTTGCAAGCCCAACTTACCCAGGCACAGGCAGAGCAAACTACACAG CACTCAACAGAGGTGGaagaatttttaattatgaagCAACAGCTCCAAGAGAAGGAAGAACTCATTAGCAGTCTGAAAGCCCAGCTCAGCCAGACACAGGCAGAACAAGCTGCTCAG TTGAGTTCCATGCAGCAGGTGGTCCGAGAGAAAGATGCCCGCTTTGAAACACAAGTTCGTCTTCATGAAGATGAGCTTCTTCAGTTAGTAACCCAGGCAGATGTGGAAACAGAGATGCAACAG AAATTAAGGGTGCTGCAGAGGAAGCTTGAAGAGCATGAGGAAGCCTTATTGGGCCGTGCTCAGGTGGTGGACTTGCTACAACAGGAGCTGACTACTGCCGAAGAGAAAAACCAG attctCTCTCAGCAGTTACAGCAGATGGAAGCTGAGCATAATACTTTAAGGAACACTGTGGAAACAGAAAGACAGGAGTCCAAGATTCTAATGGAAAAGATGCAACTTGAGGTGACAGAGAGAAAATTATCTTTCCATAACCTGCAGGAAGAAATGCATCATCTTCTGGAGCAGCTTGAGCAAGCAGGTCAAGCCCAGGCTGAACTACAGTCCCGGTACAATGCTTTAGAGCAGAAGCACaaagcagaaatggaagagaagatcTCTCACATTTCGAGTCTTCAGAAGACTGAGCAAGAGCTACATTCTGCCTGTAATGCTCTAAAGGAGGAAAATTCAAAGCTTCTCCAAGATAAGAGTGAACAGGCAGTTCATTCAGCCCAGGCTATTCAACAACTGGAAG agCAAGTCAAATTGCTAAGCAGACCAACCTTGCAACAACAAGAAGCAGCGTCTCAGACTTCTCTCCCAGATGTTTATACTGAGGATACACAG GTAGTCACTGAGGAGAATATTGCCTTTTTGCAGAAGAAAGTGATAGAActagagaatgaaaagagagCTTTGCTCCTTAGTTCTATAGAGCTGGAGGAGCTGAAAGCTGAGAATG AAAAACTGTCTTCTCAGATTACTCTCCTGGAGGCTCAGAATAGAAgtggagaggcagatagagaagTCAGTGAG gtcaaCATGGTTGATATTACCGGACTCGGCAAGAGTAGCTCTTCTGCTGAGGAGAGTGGACAGGATGTCTTAGACAACACATTTTCTCAGAAACATAAAGAACTGTCCGTTTTATTGCTGGAAATGAAAGAAGCTCAAGAAGAGATTGCATTTCTTAAGCTGCAGCTTCAGGGGAAAAAGGCCGAGGAGGACGCTGAGGTCCCTgaccagaaagaaatgaagcaggCAGAAAGTGAAGGAATACTTACAGTTAGCATGAAAGTATTGCCTGAAGATACAGGGCAACATTTTCCCCCAATGCCACATGAAGGGAGCAGTCTTCCaacacttgaaaaagaaaagcagatgagTACTAAACATCAAAATAGAACATCTGAAGATATATCTTTAAATGACACTGAAATGGAATTAAAATCAACCAAACAGGATGATGTTGATAAATCCCTTTCTGCTGTACCAGGAATTTGTCAGTGTCACCAGGATGAATTGGAAAGGCTAAAAAGGCAAATTTTGGAGCTCGAGATAAGCTCTCATAAAGCAGAGGAAATCTATGAGGAAaatttagatgagaaaactaaagaaatcagCAACCTAACCCAGTTGATTGATGAGTTTAGGAAAAATGCCGAAAATACCAACAGTGCATTCACTGCTTTGTCTGAAGAAAGAGACCAACTTCTCTCTCAAGTGAAGGAACTTAGTGTGGTAACGGAACTGAGGGCTCAGGTACAACAACTGGAAGTGAGCCTTGCAGAAGCAGAAAGGCAAAGAAGACTTGACTATGAAAGTCAAACGACTCATCACAACTTGCTTACTGAACAGATCCACAGTCTCAGCATAGAAGCCAAATCTAAAGATGTGAAGATTGAAGTTTTGCAGAATGAACTCGATGGTTTGCAGCTTCAGTTTTCTGAGCAGAGTGCACTGATAAAAAGCCTGCAAAGCCAgctggagaagaaggaaaatgaagttcTTGAAGGCGCAGAATGTGTAAGGAATATATCAAATAAGATGGAAGAACTTTCTCAGGCTCTTTCACAGAAGGAACTTGAAATAGCAAAAATGGATCAACtcttattagagaaaaaaagagatgtggAAACCCTCCGACAAACCATCATAGAGAAGGATCAGCAAGTGACGGAAATCAGCTTCAGTATGACTGAGAAAATGGTTCAGCTTAATGAGGAGAAGTTTTCTCTTGGGATTGAAATTAAGACTCTTAAAGAACAGTTGAACTTATTATCCAGGGCTGAAGAGGCAAAAAAAGAGCAGATAGAAGAAGATAAAGAAGTTGTTTCTGGCCTTAAACAGAATTATGATGAGCTGAACCCAGCAGGGCTCCTAAGTAAAGAAGAACTTCAGCATGAATTAGACCttgtaaagaaagaaagtgaacagagaaagagaaagctccAGGCAGCTCTTATTAACAGAAAGGAACTTCTACAGAGAGTCAGTAGATTAGAAGAGGAATTGGCCAAAGTGAAAGATGAATCTACGAAAGAGATCCCACTCAATgagagtgagaagagagaaatggaagaagacaaagaaagcaaagaagactCAGAAAAATGTGTGACTGCTAAGtgccaagaaatagaaatttctttaaaacagatAATATCTGAGAAAGAGGTGGAGCTAGAGCATGTAAGGAAGGATTTAGAAGAGAAGGTAGCAGCTGAAGAAGAGTTACAGGCTGTGATCAAACAGATGAATCAGAACCTGCAAGAGAAGACAAACAAAATAGATTTGCTGCAAGCAGAAATCATTGAAAACCAAGCAGTTATCCAAAAGTTAACCACAGGTAACAAGGATGTAGGTGATGGAGACTCAGCAGCACCTGTAAAAGAAACAGTGGCCATCAGTCCACCTGGTGTGGGCAGTGGAGAACACTGGAAACCAGAGCTGGAAGAAAAGATGCTggaccttgaaaaagaaaaggagcaacTTCAAAAGAAACTACAGGAGGTGTTAACCTCTCGAAAGGCGATTCTACAGAAggcacaagaaaaagaaagacatcttaGAGAGGAACTAAAGCAACAGAAGGATGATTATAATCACTTACGAGATCAATTtgatgagcagaggaaggaaaatgaggacATCGGAGACCAACTAAGACAACTCCAGATTCAAGTAAAGGAGTCTGTAGACAGAAAACTCCTGAGCATCGACCAGCAGGATCCAGGACCTCCAAATCAAAGTTTAAAAGAACCTTTATTCAAAGCCACAGAGCAGCAACCTACTCAATCTGTTTCAGAATCTGACTCGCTTTCTCCTAGAGATGCAGATGCTCTGCAGAGCAGTACTTCTGTTGTCCAGATTAAGAACCAGCTGAAAGAGATAGAGGCCCAGAAAGAGGAGTTGGAATTGAAGATTAGTTCTGTGACAAGTGAGCTCACTAAAAAATCAGAAGAGGTATTTCAGTTACAAGAGCAGATAAATAAACAGGATTTGGAAATCCGGAGCCTGAAGACAGCATCCCATGAGGCTGAAACCCATGCAGAAAGCCTGAGGCAGAAGTTGGAAAGCAGTCAGCTAGAAATTGCTGGATTAGAACATTTAAGAGAATTACAGCCTGAACTAGATGAATTGCAGAAACTCCtaagcaaaaaggaagaagaagttAGATACCTTTCTGGACAGCTTAGTGAGAAAGAAGAGGCGCTTATGAAAGTACAGACAGAGATAATGGAACAAGAGGATTTAATCAAGGCTCTCCATACACAGCTGGAAATGCAAGCCAAAGAACATGATGAGAAGATAAAGCAGTTGCAGGTGGAACTTTGTGAAATGAAGCAAAAACCAGAGGAGACTGGGGAAGAAAGTAAAGCAAAGCAACAAATACAGAGGAAACTGCAAGCTGCTCTTATTTCCCGAAAAGAagcactaaaagaaaacaaaagtctccAAGAGGAATTGTCTTTGGCCAGAGAAACCATTGAACATCTCACTAAGTCTCTGGCAGATGTGGAAAGCCAAGTTTCtgctcaaaataaagaaaaagatacattCTTAGGAAAGTTAGCTCTTcttcaggaagaaagagacaagctcattacagaaatggacagatcttTAATGGAAAATCAAAGTCTCAATGGCTCTTGTGAAAGTCTGAAATTAGCTCTGGAGGATCTTACTGAAGACAAGAAAAACTTAGTGAAGGAAATTGAATCTTTGAAATGTTCTAAGATTGCAGAAAGCGCTGAGTGGCAAGAGAAACACAAAGAGTTACAAAAGGAGTATGAAATCCTTCTGCAGTCGTATGAGAATGTTAGTAATGAGGCAGAAAGGATTCAGCATGTCGTGGAAACTGTGAGGCAAGAGAAGCAAGAACTGTATGGCAAGTTGAGAAGCACAGAAGCAAacaagaaagaggcagaaaagcaaTTACAGGAAGCTGAACGGGAaatggaggaaatgaaagaaaagatgagaaagttTGCTAAATCTAAACAACAGAAAATCCTAGAATTGGAAGAAGAGAATGACCGGCTTAGAGCAGAGGTACATTCTGGAGGAGGTACATCGAATGATGATGTGGAAGCACTTCTTTCTTCCAATTCCAACTTGAAAGAAGAACTGGAAAGGGTCAAAACAGAGTATAAAACCCTTTCTAAGGAGTTTGAGGCTTTAATGACTGAGAAGGACTCTCTATGTGAAGAGGTTCGAGATTTAAAGCATCAGGTTGAAGGTACTGTATCCAAACAAGGTAGCCTGGAGGCCACTGAGAAACCTGATAACCAAAGGGATATCTTTGAAGGGACAACACAGTCtgtcccaggtgattctaatgaaCAAAGCTCTCTGAACATGAGCACAAGGACTGAATATTCAGAATCTGTTCCATCTGAGAACAGTGCCAAGAAGCCTGATGAAAATGAGAATGTCAGTTCAAATGATGAAATTAATAACTGCCTGCAGCAGATTGATCAGCTCAAAGAAAAAATTGCTGAAttagaggaagagaagcagaaagaaagagaatttaacCAGACTTTAGAAAATGAGAGAAGTACCTTACAGAGTCAAATATCAGCAAAGGATGATGAACTAAAAATACTTCAGgaagaaataaccaaaataaaccTATCAAATCAGCAAATGCAAGAAGAACTTGCCAGAGTTACCAAGCTAAAGGAgacagcagaagaagagaaagatgatTTGGAAGAAAGGCTTATGAATCAATTAGCAGAACTTAATGGAAGCATTGGCAATTACTATCAGGATGTTACAGATGCCCAAATAAAAAATGAGCTACTGGAATCCGAAATGCAGAACCTTAAAAAGTGTGTGAGTGAattggaagaagaaaagcagcagTTAGTCAAGGAGAAAACTAAGGTGGAATCAGAAATACGAAAggaatatttggagaaaatacaAGGTGCTCAGAAGGAACCTGGCAATAAAAGCCATGCAAAGGAACTTCAAGagctgttaaaagaaaaacaacaagaagTAAAGCAGCTGCAGAAGGACTGCATCAGGTATCAAGAGAAAATTAGTGCTCTGGAGAGAACTGTAAAGGCCCTAGAATTTGTTCAAACAGAGTCCCAAAAAGATTTGGAAATAACCAAAGAAAATCTGGCTCAAGCCAATGAACACCGCAAGAAGGCAGAAACAGAATTGGCTAGCTTCAAAGTACTGCTAGATGACACTCAAAGTGAAGCAGCAAGGGTCCTAGCAGATAATCTCAAGTTGAAAAAGGAACTTCAGTCCAACAAAGAATCAGTTAAAagccaaatgaaacaaaaagatgaagaTCTGGAGCGGAGACTGGAGCAGGTAGAAGAGAAACACCTGAAAGAGAAGAAGAACATGCAAGAGAAACTGGATGCTTTGCGTAGAGAGAAAGTCCACTTGGAAGAGACATTTGGAGAGGTTCAGATTACTCTGAACAAGAAAGACAAGGAAGTTAAGCAACTTCAGGAAAACCTTGATAGTACTGTGGCCCAGCTTGCAGCTTTCACTAAGAGCATGTCTTCCCTCCAGGATGATCGGGACAGGGTGATAGATGAAGCCAAGAAGTGGGAGAGGAAGTTCAGTGATGCTattcaaacaaaagaagaagaaattagacTCAAAGAGGAGAATTGCAGTGTTCTAAAGGATCAGCTTAGGCAGATGTCCATCCACATGGAAGAATTGAAGATCAACATTTCCAG gcTTGAACATGATAAGCAAATTTGGGAGTCCAAGGCCCAGACAGAGGTCCAGCTTCAACAAAAGGTCTGTGATACTCTGCAAGGGGAAAACAAAGAACTTTTGTCCCAGCTAGAAGAGACTCGGCATCTGTACCACAGTTCTCAGAATGAATTAGCTAAGTTGGAATCAGAACTTAAGATTCTCAGAGACCAGTCGACTGATTTAAataattctttagaaaaatgtaaggaaaagaaagagaatttggaAGGGATCATAAAGCAGCAAGAGGCTGACATCCAGAATTGTAAGTTCAGTTATGAACAGCTAGAGACTGATCTTCAGGCCTCCAGACAACTGACTAGTAGGCTGCATGAAGAAATAAGCATGAAGGAGCAGAAGATTATAAGCCTGCTTTCTGCCAAGGAACAGGCAATCCAAGTAGCTGTTGCTGAACTACATCAGcaacataataaagaaattaaagaattggAAAACCTGTTgtcccaggaggaagaggagaatatTGTCTTAGAAGAGGAGAACAAAAAAGCTGTTGACAAAACCAACCAGCTTATGGAAACACTGAAAACCATCAAGAAGGAAAACTTGCAGCAGAAGGCCCAGTTGAATTCCTTCGTTAAATCCATGTCTTCTCTCCAGGATGACCGAGACCGCATAGTAGGCGACTACCAACAGCTGGAAGAGCGACATCTCTCTGTCATCTTGGAAAAAGATCAACTCATCCAAGAAGCTGCTGCTGAGAATAACAAGCTTAAAGAAGAAATTCGATGCTTGAGAAGTCATATGGATGATCTCAATTCTGAGAATGCCAAATTAGATGCAGAACTGATCCAGTATAGAGAAGACCTGAACCAAGTGATATCAAGAAAGGACTGCCAGCAAAAACAACTACTTGAAGCCCAACTTCAGCAGAATAAGGAGCTAAAAAGTGAATGTGCTAAATTGGAAGGAAAGCTGAAGGAGTCTGAGGAAGCAAAGGAGGATCTGCGGAGGTCCTCACTTGCTCTAGAGGAGGAGAAACAAAGTTTGTCTAGAGAGATTGAGAGCTTGAATGCATCTATATCTCAACTAAAGAAACAGTTGACAGCCTTGCAAGAAGAAGGAACTTTAGGGATATTTCAGGcccaattaaaagtaaaagaagaagaagtacaGAAGTTAAGTACTACCCTTTCCTCCTCTCAGAAGAGAATTACAGAACTGGAAAAGGAGTTGATTTGTGTTCAGAAGGAAGCTGCCAAGAAAGTGGGTGAAATTGAAGATAAACTGAAGAAAGAATTAAAGCATCTTCACCATGATGCCGGGATAATGcgaaatgaaacagaaactgcAGAAGAGAGAGTGGCAGAGCTAGCAAGAGATCTAGTGGAGATGGAACAGAAATTACTCATggtcaccaaagaaaataaagatctcaCAGCACAAATCCAGTCTTTCGGAAGGTCTATGAACTCCCTACAAAATAGCAGGGATCATGCCAATGAGGAGCTTGATGAACTGAGAAGGAAATACGAGGCCAGTCTCGAGGAGCTGGCACAGCTGAGAGAAGAACAGGGCCTCTTAAGCAGGGAGAGAGATGCTCTTGTTTCTAAAGCTGCCCTTTCAGCGAACTCCACTGAGGATAGCAGCTTGCCTCACcttgagaaacttaaccaacAGCTTTTGTCCAAAGATGAGCAACTGCTTCACTTGTCCTCACAACTAGAAGATTCTTACAGTCAAGTGCAGTCCTTTTCCAAGGCTATGGCCAGTCTACAGAATGAGAGAGATCACCTGTTGAATGAACTGCAGAAATTCCGCAAGTTGGAGGAGGGGAAGCAGAGGTCTGCGGCCCAGCCTGTGACCAGCCTAGCTGAAGTCCAGAGTTTAAAAAAAGCTATGTCATCACTCCAAAATGACAGAGACCGACTA